Proteins encoded together in one Oceanispirochaeta sp. window:
- a CDS encoding DUF308 domain-containing protein: GYKLSSLQKNWWYLLIRGIIMLICGLVVLTFPISFAKIGTGVPLVLTGLFLIFYGVQDLLSKHFPGSGFQHSLESILMIIMGGLLCFAPVASAMIIFRLLGFTTFAGGVLIILRALYNKKHSVQSKEI; encoded by the coding sequence GGGTTATAAATTGTCATCTCTACAGAAAAACTGGTGGTATCTGCTGATCCGGGGAATTATTATGCTGATTTGCGGGCTTGTTGTTCTCACCTTTCCTATTAGTTTTGCCAAAATTGGAACGGGTGTTCCTCTGGTACTGACCGGATTGTTTCTGATCTTCTATGGTGTACAGGATCTGCTGTCAAAACATTTTCCAGGAAGTGGTTTTCAACACTCATTGGAAAGTATCTTAATGATCATAATGGGTGGTTTGCTTTGTTTTGCACCGGTAGCTTCTGCCATGATCATTTTCAGACTCCTGGGTTTTACAACTTTTGCCGGAGGAGTTCTCATTATACTGAGAGCTCTATACAACAAAAAACACTCCGTCCAAAGTAAAGAAATCTGA